The Methanobacterium formicicum genome includes a region encoding these proteins:
- the glyA gene encoding serine hydroxymethyltransferase — protein sequence MSDNEKYAQEIKDITLKHHQWMKNSINLIASENITSISVREALATDLSHRYAEGLPCHRLYEGCQYIDEIENITIDLSKKLYHAEHANVQPISGVVANMASFFALADHNDGMMALEVPVGGHISHANVSAAGIRGLKVSPHPFDEEKMNIDADAMKKEIIASKPKIVLLGGSLFLFPHPVEEAREAADEVGAKVMYDGAHVLGLIAGGQFQDPLREGADLMAGSTHKTFPGPQGGIILCKEELKHQIDDAVFPGVVSNHHLHHLAALGIATAEMAEFGEAYAQQIIKNAKALAQNFHELGFKVLCEDLGFTESHQVAMDMSGIGKASKMAKDLEANNIILNKNLLPWDDVNRSDDPSGIRVGTQELTRRGLKESHMAEVAELIKKVVVEGKEVKDEVSEFISSFDTVHYAFRSDKAYDYIEF from the coding sequence ATGTCAGACAACGAAAAATACGCCCAGGAAATAAAGGATATTACCCTAAAACATCACCAATGGATGAAAAACAGTATAAATCTCATTGCCAGTGAGAACATCACCAGTATAAGCGTCAGAGAGGCCCTGGCCACTGACCTATCCCACCGTTACGCAGAAGGACTGCCATGCCATCGGCTGTACGAGGGATGCCAGTACATCGACGAGATCGAAAATATCACCATCGATCTATCCAAAAAGCTTTACCATGCTGAACACGCCAATGTACAACCCATATCAGGCGTGGTAGCCAACATGGCATCTTTCTTTGCTTTAGCTGATCACAATGATGGAATGATGGCCCTGGAAGTTCCAGTAGGTGGACATATTAGCCACGCCAATGTCAGTGCCGCCGGTATCCGAGGACTCAAAGTATCACCCCACCCCTTCGATGAAGAAAAGATGAACATCGATGCTGACGCCATGAAAAAGGAAATAATCGCCAGCAAACCAAAAATAGTCCTTTTAGGCGGCAGTTTATTCCTCTTCCCCCACCCGGTAGAGGAAGCCCGTGAGGCCGCCGATGAAGTGGGAGCCAAAGTAATGTATGACGGTGCTCATGTTCTGGGACTAATCGCTGGAGGCCAGTTCCAGGACCCATTAAGAGAAGGTGCTGATTTAATGGCTGGAAGTACCCATAAAACTTTCCCTGGACCACAGGGAGGTATAATTCTCTGTAAAGAAGAATTAAAACACCAGATTGACGATGCAGTCTTCCCTGGTGTGGTGAGTAACCATCACCTCCACCACCTGGCCGCCCTGGGTATTGCCACCGCAGAAATGGCCGAATTTGGAGAAGCCTACGCTCAGCAGATCATTAAAAATGCCAAAGCCCTGGCCCAGAACTTCCACGAACTGGGTTTCAAGGTACTGTGTGAAGATCTGGGTTTCACTGAATCCCATCAGGTGGCCATGGACATGTCTGGCATTGGAAAAGCCTCCAAAATGGCCAAAGACCTGGAAGCCAACAACATAATCCTCAACAAGAACCTCCTACCATGGGATGATGTTAACCGCTCCGATGACCCATCAGGTATAAGGGTGGGAACCCAGGAGTTAACCCGCCGTGGATTAAAAGAATCCCACATGGCAGAAGTTGCCGAGCTGATTAAAAAGGTAGTTGTTGAAGGTAAAGAAGTTAAAGATGAGGTATCTGAGTTCATAAGTTCCTTCGACACCGTGCACTATGCTTTCCGCAGTGATAAAGCCTACGATTACATAGAATTTTAA
- a CDS encoding DUF169 domain-containing protein, whose product MDYQELGKKLKDILKLEREPVALKWVSREPRDIPREEEKSRFCTKLNKALNGETFFSTVEEEECMGGLRYTGMKDPSNFPKNMQSGSFLVPGGVYKNIPAVQRSWKNNLAIDPGIFVAILFAPLTRAEFEPDVIFIVGNATQGMELLHANAYDSGSHGLGADSGPICSSMAAVPYLTGKVTYGFGDIGSRNNMKLKTEEIMVSLPATDLERVVLNLEEMKTKTFFR is encoded by the coding sequence ATGGATTATCAGGAACTGGGTAAAAAATTGAAGGATATTCTTAAACTGGAAAGGGAACCAGTTGCTCTTAAATGGGTTTCAAGAGAACCAAGGGATATTCCCCGGGAAGAGGAAAAATCAAGGTTTTGTACCAAGCTCAACAAGGCCCTAAATGGAGAGACTTTTTTTTCCACCGTTGAAGAAGAGGAATGCATGGGTGGTTTGAGGTACACCGGAATGAAAGATCCCAGCAATTTCCCCAAAAACATGCAAAGCGGTTCATTTCTGGTCCCTGGAGGGGTTTACAAAAATATCCCGGCAGTACAACGCTCCTGGAAAAACAATCTGGCAATTGACCCCGGGATCTTCGTGGCCATACTATTTGCACCATTAACCCGGGCCGAGTTTGAGCCAGATGTTATATTCATTGTGGGTAATGCCACCCAGGGAATGGAATTACTGCACGCCAATGCCTACGACTCGGGATCACACGGTCTTGGAGCAGATTCAGGGCCCATATGCAGTTCGATGGCGGCGGTGCCCTATCTCACCGGGAAAGTCACCTACGGATTTGGAGATATCGGTTCCCGAAACAACATGAAATTGAAAACTGAGGAGATCATGGTGAGCCTGCCGGCAACTGACCTGGAAAGGGTGGTGTTGAACCTGGAAGAAATGAAAACAAAAACGTTTTTCCGTTAA
- a CDS encoding CoB--CoM heterodisulfide reductase iron-sulfur subunit A family protein, giving the protein MADENKQEATEEPKIGVYVCHCGINIGGVVDIEAVKEYAATLPNVEVSEEYKYFCSDPGQEMIQKDVKEGKVNRVVVAACSPRLHEPTFRRCVEEAGLNKFLFEFANLREHDSWVHMHEPEKATEKAKDLVRMAVAKARLLEPLESSRVKVDNKALVIGGGVAGIQSALDLADMGFKTYLVEKQPTIGGRMAQLDKTFPTLDCSMCILAPKTVDAAKHENIELISFAEVKEVHGYIGNFSVVIEKKPRYVKEEECTGCGSCSEVCPIEMPNYFDEGMGMVKAAYIPFPQAVPLCATIDKDYCIECHLCDQICERGAIDHDQETERIEIEVGTIIVATGYDPYNPTEKKEYSYADAQNVITGLELERLINASGPTMGRVLKPSDGGHPKSVAFIQCVGSRDEQIGKKYCSRVCCMYAMKNAQLIIDHEPDTEVAIYYMDIRAFGKGFEEFYRTSQEKYGIKFIRGRPANVLVNPDETLTIRAEDSLLGKVTEYNYDMVVLSVGLTPPEGSEELRQTIGLSKSADGFLMEAHPKLRPVDTLTDGVYLAGVAQGPKDIPDAVAQASGAAARAAIPMVKGEVEIEPIVAVVDSDVCGGCEVCLELCPFGAIERKDEQAVINVALCKGCGTCVGACPSGAMDQQHFKTNQIMAQIEAAMNPGK; this is encoded by the coding sequence TTGGCAGATGAAAATAAGCAAGAAGCAACTGAAGAACCAAAAATCGGAGTCTACGTGTGTCACTGTGGTATCAACATCGGTGGTGTAGTTGATATTGAAGCAGTAAAGGAATACGCAGCAACCCTGCCTAACGTGGAAGTATCCGAAGAATACAAATACTTCTGTTCAGACCCTGGACAGGAAATGATTCAGAAGGATGTTAAAGAAGGTAAAGTTAACCGAGTAGTAGTGGCAGCATGTTCACCTCGTCTTCACGAACCAACCTTCCGAAGATGTGTGGAAGAAGCCGGGCTTAACAAGTTCCTGTTCGAATTCGCCAACCTGAGGGAACACGATTCCTGGGTTCACATGCATGAACCTGAAAAAGCAACTGAAAAAGCCAAAGACCTGGTCAGAATGGCCGTTGCCAAAGCCAGACTCCTGGAACCACTGGAATCATCCAGGGTTAAAGTGGATAACAAAGCTCTGGTTATAGGTGGAGGAGTAGCCGGTATCCAGTCCGCACTCGACCTGGCTGACATGGGATTCAAAACCTACCTGGTGGAAAAACAACCTACCATCGGTGGACGAATGGCTCAGCTGGATAAAACTTTCCCTACCCTGGACTGTTCCATGTGTATTCTAGCTCCTAAAACTGTGGATGCAGCAAAACACGAAAACATCGAACTCATCTCCTTTGCTGAAGTCAAAGAAGTCCACGGTTACATTGGTAACTTCAGCGTGGTAATTGAGAAGAAACCACGTTACGTTAAAGAAGAAGAATGTACTGGTTGCGGAAGCTGTTCCGAAGTATGCCCAATCGAAATGCCTAACTACTTTGATGAAGGTATGGGTATGGTTAAAGCAGCTTACATCCCATTCCCACAGGCAGTACCACTGTGTGCTACCATAGACAAAGATTACTGTATCGAATGTCACCTCTGTGACCAGATCTGTGAACGTGGAGCAATCGATCACGACCAGGAAACAGAAAGGATCGAAATTGAAGTTGGTACCATAATCGTAGCAACCGGTTACGACCCATACAACCCAACCGAGAAGAAGGAATACTCCTACGCCGATGCTCAAAACGTCATCACCGGTCTGGAACTGGAAAGATTGATCAACGCATCCGGACCTACCATGGGTAGAGTCTTAAAACCATCAGACGGTGGACACCCCAAAAGTGTGGCTTTCATCCAGTGTGTGGGTAGCCGTGACGAACAGATCGGTAAGAAGTACTGTTCCCGTGTGTGCTGTATGTACGCCATGAAAAACGCACAGCTCATCATAGATCACGAACCTGACACCGAAGTCGCCATTTACTACATGGACATCAGGGCCTTCGGTAAAGGATTCGAAGAATTCTACAGAACCTCCCAGGAAAAATACGGTATCAAATTCATCCGCGGACGACCAGCTAACGTCCTGGTTAACCCTGATGAAACCCTGACCATCCGTGCAGAAGACAGCTTACTGGGTAAAGTCACTGAATACAACTACGACATGGTTGTTCTCTCTGTTGGTTTAACCCCACCAGAAGGATCTGAAGAACTCAGACAGACCATCGGTCTATCTAAATCTGCTGACGGATTCCTCATGGAAGCTCACCCCAAACTACGACCAGTTGACACCTTAACTGACGGTGTTTACCTGGCTGGTGTGGCTCAAGGACCTAAAGATATTCCTGACGCCGTGGCCCAGGCTTCTGGTGCCGCTGCCCGAGCAGCAATACCCATGGTTAAAGGTGAAGTGGAAATCGAACCAATCGTTGCTGTCGTGGACTCCGATGTCTGTGGTGGCTGTGAAGTATGTCTGGAACTGTGTCCATTCGGAGCAATTGAAAGGAAGGACGAACAAGCAGTTATTAACGTTGCACTCTGTAAAGGATGTGGTACCTGTGTAGGTGCCTGCCCATCTGGTGCAATGGACCAGCAGCACTTCAAAACCAACCAGATCATGGCTCAAATTGAAGCAGCCATGAACCCAGGTAAATAA
- the radA gene encoding DNA repair and recombination protein RadA, whose translation MVELEDLPNVGEKTAQKLRDAGFADMMRLATATAKELSVKAEIGEGVAEKVIEAARKAEQIDFETALDVMERRKDVGRIITGSTGLDELIGGGIETQAITEVFGEFGSGKSQISHEIAVTIQLPPEKGGLCGECVFIDTENTFRPERIKQIAEGFNLDVDEVLGKIHIARAFNSSHQILMADKVNELIQGGVNIRLVIVDSLTSHFRAEYVGRESLATRQQKLNQHLHTLQNIANTYNVAVFVTNQVQARPDAFFGSPTKAIGGHVLGHAATYRIWLKKGLAGKRIARLMDSPHLPEGEAVFKITTEGIVD comes from the coding sequence ATGGTGGAACTGGAAGACTTACCCAATGTGGGGGAAAAAACCGCTCAAAAACTAAGAGATGCTGGTTTTGCAGACATGATGCGACTGGCAACAGCTACCGCTAAGGAACTCAGTGTCAAAGCGGAAATTGGTGAAGGAGTTGCTGAAAAAGTGATTGAAGCTGCTCGTAAGGCAGAACAGATCGATTTTGAAACAGCCCTGGACGTAATGGAAAGGAGAAAAGATGTTGGCCGGATAATCACCGGAAGTACAGGATTAGACGAATTAATTGGCGGAGGAATAGAAACACAAGCCATAACCGAGGTTTTCGGAGAATTTGGGTCCGGTAAAAGCCAGATATCCCATGAAATTGCAGTAACTATTCAGCTACCCCCAGAAAAAGGAGGATTATGTGGAGAATGTGTTTTCATAGATACTGAAAACACTTTCCGGCCAGAAAGGATAAAACAGATTGCTGAAGGATTCAATTTAGACGTGGATGAAGTTCTGGGTAAGATCCACATTGCACGGGCCTTCAACTCCAGCCACCAGATATTAATGGCCGACAAGGTCAACGAACTCATTCAGGGCGGTGTGAATATCCGCCTGGTAATTGTCGACTCTCTTACTTCCCATTTCCGTGCAGAATACGTGGGAAGGGAGTCTTTAGCCACCAGGCAACAGAAACTAAACCAGCACCTGCACACCCTGCAGAACATTGCCAACACCTACAACGTAGCTGTCTTTGTAACCAACCAAGTACAGGCCCGTCCCGACGCCTTCTTCGGAAGCCCCACCAAGGCCATTGGAGGACACGTTCTGGGACACGCTGCCACCTACAGGATATGGCTCAAAAAAGGATTGGCTGGTAAACGTATTGCCCGGTTAATGGATAGTCCACACTTGCCAGAAGGGGAAGCAGTGTTCAAAATAACCACCGAAGGAATAGTAGATTAA
- a CDS encoding OB-fold nucleic acid binding domain-containing protein, translated as MREISQEIKDEYGKIKDKISYEEFLKKMEEYKEENADVSFIDDISIAQMVVGNYITEKNEPTEEVKDFWKVADLETGTQHINLLGRVMSISNVKKFTSKKGREGKLANLILADETGRIRVVFWTENIKLLDKIQEGDVVQINDVEVKQGFREDETHLNLHSSLEKLDPKEYPDLPPYNDKITPLNEVKGDEEVNVVGRITRVPRIRTFDRNGRDGKVASLELQDKSGTMQLTLWNKDTQIIEDLELAEGDAIKVVGAQSRVRNGEVSLNHSWIGRIVKGDFDVPEYQENILKIGDAHEIRNVTLLGLVSKVYDTITFERDDGTTGKVKSLELEDDTGPIRVTLWNDDTDLDVKKMDLLKIIGGNIEFDDYSGTNYRVNTNWNSKLIVNPPIDNDLKVLLNEVGKYLKPVKIGDLNNIEEDGEEVDVVGRVVNLYEPNEFQRDDGSMGMVRTIEIADDTGMVRVSLWDNKAEHPMKEGDAIKIENARSRLGDYQVDLSVGRTSRMVAPSEEEIKALPSLKDVESMIYQTKKIQELAEGDRDVSLSGRILSIGEPTQFTKSDGSSGLVRSIEIADESGVVRASLWDDQANAPLKEGEAIKIENPRVTLRNDNIELSVGRTTLINKISDEEASVPSLEEIEGKLYPSKKIEDIEEGDQNIKVTGEVVDIRGNKILFEMCPNCNKRVNWVDNAYICDICGEEIKKPNMLMIIGLLLEDDTGTISITFFRKAAEEVLGMTTSEAEEIIATTGDEGSLEEKVGDLVGQQITVIADASFDEYNEEVRLNARKTLDIKL; from the coding sequence ATGAGGGAAATTAGCCAAGAGATAAAGGACGAATATGGGAAAATTAAGGACAAAATCTCATATGAAGAATTCCTAAAAAAGATGGAAGAATATAAGGAAGAAAATGCGGATGTAAGTTTTATTGACGATATTAGCATAGCCCAGATGGTAGTAGGGAACTACATTACCGAAAAAAATGAACCTACCGAAGAAGTAAAGGACTTCTGGAAAGTTGCGGATTTAGAAACCGGCACCCAACACATAAACCTACTGGGGCGAGTAATGAGTATTTCCAATGTTAAAAAATTCACCAGCAAAAAAGGAAGAGAAGGAAAACTGGCAAATTTAATCCTGGCCGATGAAACCGGGAGAATAAGAGTGGTCTTTTGGACTGAAAACATCAAATTGCTGGATAAAATCCAGGAAGGAGATGTGGTCCAGATCAATGATGTGGAAGTAAAACAGGGATTCCGTGAGGATGAAACCCACCTCAACCTACATTCTTCCCTGGAAAAGTTGGATCCAAAAGAATATCCTGATTTACCCCCATACAACGATAAAATAACCCCTTTAAACGAAGTTAAAGGAGATGAAGAGGTTAACGTGGTGGGCCGTATCACCCGAGTTCCCCGGATAAGAACCTTTGACCGCAATGGGAGAGATGGTAAAGTAGCCTCACTGGAACTGCAGGATAAGAGTGGCACCATGCAGTTAACCCTGTGGAACAAGGACACCCAGATCATCGAAGATCTGGAACTGGCTGAAGGAGACGCCATTAAAGTAGTGGGGGCTCAAAGCAGAGTTCGCAATGGAGAAGTATCCTTAAACCACTCCTGGATTGGCAGAATAGTCAAAGGAGACTTTGACGTCCCCGAATATCAGGAAAATATTCTCAAAATAGGTGATGCCCACGAAATAAGGAATGTCACCCTTTTAGGACTGGTTAGCAAAGTTTACGACACTATAACCTTCGAACGAGACGATGGAACCACCGGGAAGGTGAAGTCACTGGAGTTGGAAGATGATACTGGCCCCATACGGGTTACCCTATGGAACGATGACACTGACCTGGATGTGAAGAAGATGGACCTCCTGAAAATCATCGGAGGAAACATTGAATTTGATGATTATTCTGGCACCAACTACCGGGTAAACACCAACTGGAACAGCAAACTAATAGTCAACCCCCCCATTGACAATGATTTAAAGGTTCTCCTGAATGAAGTGGGTAAATACCTGAAACCAGTGAAAATTGGTGATTTAAACAACATAGAAGAAGATGGAGAAGAAGTGGATGTTGTTGGACGAGTGGTAAACCTTTACGAACCTAACGAGTTTCAGCGAGACGACGGTAGCATGGGAATGGTGAGAACTATTGAAATTGCCGATGATACCGGAATGGTGAGAGTTTCCCTGTGGGATAACAAAGCAGAACACCCTATGAAAGAGGGAGATGCCATTAAAATCGAGAATGCCCGTAGCCGTCTGGGGGATTACCAAGTAGACCTCAGTGTGGGTCGGACCTCCCGAATGGTTGCCCCCTCCGAAGAGGAGATCAAAGCACTTCCCTCTCTTAAGGATGTGGAATCAATGATCTACCAGACCAAAAAGATCCAGGAACTGGCAGAAGGTGACCGTGATGTGAGCCTCTCCGGCCGGATTTTAAGCATAGGAGAACCTACACAATTCACCAAAAGTGATGGTAGCTCTGGTTTAGTACGTTCCATAGAGATAGCCGATGAAAGTGGAGTTGTACGAGCATCTCTCTGGGATGACCAGGCCAATGCACCCCTCAAAGAAGGAGAAGCCATTAAAATTGAAAACCCCCGAGTTACCCTGAGAAACGATAACATAGAACTTAGTGTGGGTCGAACAACCCTTATAAACAAAATCAGCGATGAAGAAGCCTCAGTACCCAGCCTAGAGGAGATAGAAGGAAAATTATACCCTTCTAAAAAGATTGAAGATATTGAAGAAGGGGACCAGAACATCAAAGTAACCGGGGAAGTGGTGGATATCCGTGGTAACAAAATACTCTTTGAGATGTGCCCTAACTGTAATAAAAGAGTTAACTGGGTTGATAATGCTTATATCTGTGATATATGCGGAGAAGAAATTAAAAAACCCAATATGTTAATGATCATCGGTTTATTGCTGGAAGATGACACTGGAACCATAAGTATCACCTTTTTCCGTAAGGCCGCCGAGGAAGTCCTGGGCATGACCACCTCTGAAGCCGAAGAAATCATTGCCACAACGGGAGATGAAGGATCACTAGAGGAAAAGGTGGGTGATCTGGTGGGCCAGCAAATCACGGTGATCGCCGATGCCAGCTTCGACGAATACAATGAGGAAGTGCGTTTAAACGCCAGGAAAACACTGGATATTAAACTTTAA
- a CDS encoding MarR family winged helix-turn-helix transcriptional regulator, with the protein MNQELELVESMDKLSDLMRKFQTQLRKGDLKEYTLRQLYYIELIDKNQGISVSELAKKLEVKKSTVSIAINQLIDLGIVNKIQSDSDKRFYFLQLTSKGNQIMEMHKQIHKNTIKKISKILNPEEVENFVKIVNKITVSKL; encoded by the coding sequence ATGAATCAGGAGCTTGAACTGGTAGAATCAATGGATAAACTCAGCGATTTAATGAGAAAATTCCAAACACAACTTAGAAAAGGGGATTTAAAAGAATACACTCTACGACAACTGTATTACATTGAATTGATCGATAAAAACCAGGGAATCAGTGTTTCTGAACTGGCAAAAAAACTGGAAGTTAAAAAATCAACAGTTTCCATTGCCATCAACCAGTTAATTGATCTGGGAATAGTAAACAAAATTCAGTCCGACTCAGATAAACGGTTCTATTTCCTGCAGTTAACCTCAAAAGGTAACCAGATAATGGAAATGCACAAACAGATCCATAAAAATACCATAAAAAAGATTTCAAAGATATTGAACCCGGAAGAAGTTGAAAACTTCGTGAAAATTGTAAACAAAATCACGGTTTCCAAATTGTAG
- the hacA gene encoding homoaconitase large subunit, with the protein MSMTMAEKILARAAGLKETEAGTIVMANIDVAMTHDLTGPLSVNSFQKIGVEKVWDPEKIVVLFDHQVPADSLEAAQNHIFMREFVEKQEINNFYDVNEGVCHQVLPEKGHVIPGEVIVGTDSHTCTHGALGAFATGIGSTDMAMVFATGKLWFKVPETIKFDIEGELGKHVYSKDVILDIIGQIGADGATYQACEFGGETTRNMSISERMALCNMAIEMGGKTGMVEVDEKTRNYLKGRTNKSYEVFQTDEDAESLSTMYVDVSDLEPQVACPHNVDNVKPVGEVEGTPIDQVFLGSCTNGRLEDLRVAAKIMKGKQVSSKVRMLVIPASREIYRQALDEGLMNIFVDSGALVCNPCCGPCLGGHVGLLGPGEVSLSTSNRNFKGRQGSPEAEVYLSSAAVAAASAIRGEIADPR; encoded by the coding sequence ATGTCCATGACCATGGCAGAAAAAATACTGGCGAGAGCAGCGGGACTAAAGGAAACAGAGGCAGGAACTATTGTTATGGCCAACATCGACGTGGCCATGACCCATGACCTAACTGGACCTTTATCGGTGAATTCCTTCCAGAAAATTGGGGTGGAAAAAGTATGGGACCCTGAGAAAATCGTGGTACTCTTCGACCACCAGGTACCAGCAGACTCCCTGGAAGCAGCACAAAACCACATATTCATGAGGGAATTCGTGGAAAAACAGGAAATAAACAATTTCTACGATGTTAACGAGGGAGTATGCCACCAGGTACTACCAGAAAAAGGTCACGTAATCCCAGGAGAAGTAATTGTGGGAACAGATTCTCACACTTGTACCCACGGAGCTTTAGGTGCCTTCGCCACGGGAATCGGATCAACGGACATGGCCATGGTGTTTGCCACAGGCAAACTCTGGTTCAAGGTCCCGGAAACCATAAAATTCGACATCGAAGGCGAACTCGGTAAACACGTCTATTCTAAGGATGTTATTCTGGATATAATCGGCCAAATAGGGGCAGATGGTGCAACTTACCAGGCCTGTGAATTTGGAGGGGAAACCACCCGTAACATGTCCATATCAGAGAGGATGGCACTGTGTAATATGGCTATAGAGATGGGAGGAAAAACAGGGATGGTAGAAGTGGATGAAAAAACCAGAAACTACCTTAAAGGGAGGACTAACAAATCTTATGAAGTTTTCCAAACAGACGAAGATGCAGAATCATTAAGCACCATGTATGTAGACGTCAGCGACCTGGAACCACAAGTAGCCTGCCCCCACAATGTAGACAATGTTAAACCAGTGGGTGAAGTGGAAGGAACACCCATAGACCAGGTTTTCCTTGGATCCTGTACCAATGGACGACTGGAGGATCTACGGGTTGCGGCCAAAATCATGAAGGGAAAACAGGTATCCTCTAAAGTAAGGATGCTGGTAATACCCGCCTCTCGTGAAATTTACCGTCAGGCACTGGATGAGGGCCTGATGAACATCTTTGTGGATTCTGGAGCCCTGGTATGTAACCCCTGTTGTGGACCATGCCTGGGGGGCCATGTCGGACTCCTGGGGCCTGGAGAAGTGAGTTTATCCACTTCCAACCGGAATTTCAAGGGTAGACAGGGAAGTCCGGAAGCAGAAGTTTACCTGAGCTCGGCGGCAGTGGCTGCAGCATCGGCAATTAGGGGAGAAATAGCAGATCCAAGATAA
- a CDS encoding 3-isopropylmalate dehydratase small subunit has protein sequence MDKVLKGKVWKFPDDVDTDIIVPGRYLVLTGEEELAACVMEGHDPEFAKKVEKGDIIVAGKNFGCGSSREHAPIAIKGAGISAVVAESFARIFYRNSINIGLLLIEAKGISKNIEEGDEIQIDIDEGVLKDVTNSKEFEIKPLPEFMMGIMSEGGLISYLKNHLAEIKD, from the coding sequence ATGGACAAAGTACTTAAAGGAAAGGTTTGGAAATTCCCCGATGATGTTGACACCGACATTATTGTTCCCGGCCGTTATCTGGTCTTAACCGGGGAAGAAGAACTGGCAGCCTGTGTTATGGAGGGTCATGATCCTGAATTCGCCAAAAAAGTGGAAAAGGGGGATATCATAGTGGCTGGGAAAAACTTCGGCTGCGGATCATCCCGGGAACACGCACCGATAGCCATAAAGGGGGCGGGAATATCGGCAGTGGTGGCGGAATCATTCGCCAGAATATTCTACCGAAACTCCATAAACATAGGATTACTCCTCATAGAGGCCAAAGGGATTTCTAAAAATATAGAGGAGGGGGATGAAATCCAGATAGACATAGATGAAGGTGTTTTGAAGGATGTTACCAATTCCAAGGAGTTTGAAATAAAACCACTACCCGAATTTATGATGGGCATCATGAGTGAAGGAGGGTTAATCAGCTACCTGAAAAACCACCTTGCAGAGATAAAGGATTGA
- a CDS encoding isocitrate/isopropylmalate family dehydrogenase gives MYKIAVIPGDGIGKEVMEATLHVLEAIDVEFDYTFADAGDEYMEKTGVPLPQETVDIVKSSQACLFGAAGESAADVIVKMRQELDLYVNLRPVKSYPGTKSLFDNLDFVIVRENTEGLYIGLEEETEEGATALRVTTRKAAEKICKYAFEYAKKTGRKKVTAVHKANVLKKTDGLFKETFYKVAEDYPDMELDDRYVDATAMFFITKPDMFDVIVTTNLFGDILSDEGAGLVGGLGLIPSANIGDKQGLFEPVHGSAPRIAGQGIANPSAMILSAVLMLDYLEENEAARKLENALVDVLAEGNVVTVDLGGSASTMEMAAEIRSKLEK, from the coding sequence ATGTATAAAATAGCAGTAATCCCTGGAGATGGGATTGGAAAAGAGGTAATGGAGGCCACCCTCCATGTTTTGGAAGCAATAGATGTGGAATTTGATTACACATTTGCTGATGCTGGGGACGAATACATGGAGAAAACCGGGGTACCACTGCCCCAGGAAACAGTAGATATAGTAAAATCATCCCAGGCATGTTTATTTGGTGCAGCAGGAGAATCAGCAGCTGATGTGATTGTTAAAATGAGGCAGGAATTAGATTTATACGTGAATCTGCGTCCAGTTAAATCTTATCCCGGAACAAAATCTCTTTTTGACAACCTGGACTTTGTCATAGTACGTGAAAACACAGAAGGACTGTATATTGGTCTGGAAGAAGAAACAGAAGAAGGAGCCACTGCGCTGAGGGTTACCACCCGAAAGGCCGCGGAGAAAATATGTAAATATGCCTTCGAATACGCTAAAAAAACCGGTAGGAAAAAGGTAACTGCAGTGCACAAGGCCAATGTCCTTAAAAAAACAGATGGACTATTCAAAGAAACATTCTACAAAGTAGCTGAAGACTATCCAGATATGGAACTGGATGACCGCTACGTGGACGCCACGGCCATGTTCTTCATCACCAAACCAGACATGTTTGATGTAATTGTCACCACCAACCTCTTTGGAGACATACTATCTGACGAGGGAGCCGGGCTGGTGGGAGGGTTGGGATTAATTCCATCAGCTAATATCGGAGATAAACAGGGATTATTCGAGCCAGTTCACGGTTCAGCACCAAGAATTGCGGGTCAAGGAATTGCCAATCCCTCGGCCATGATATTATCTGCGGTGTTAATGCTGGATTACCTGGAAGAAAATGAAGCCGCGCGTAAACTAGAAAATGCCCTGGTCGATGTACTGGCCGAAGGTAATGTGGTTACCGTGGATCTGGGCGGCAGTGCCTCCACCATGGAAATGGCAGCCGAAATCAGAAGTAAACTGGAAAAATAA